In one window of Thalassotalea agarivorans DNA:
- a CDS encoding TIGR00153 family protein, giving the protein MPNNNILGVFAKSPIKPLEQHIEIVAQCAGKLVPFFDACIAQEWDKADKLRVEISTLEKDADAMKRKLRLELPGGLFMPFDRADLLSLLTQQDKIANKAKDIAGRVTGRQMDLPPALLTHFSDYLKRCIDAIDKAAEAINELGDLLETGFKGREVKLVEKLINELDAIEDDTDSMQITIRKELLAIEKDLHPIDAMYLYQVIEWVGDLADLAERVGSRLEILLARK; this is encoded by the coding sequence ATGCCTAACAATAATATCCTTGGTGTATTTGCTAAATCACCAATAAAGCCGCTTGAACAACATATCGAAATTGTTGCTCAATGTGCCGGGAAACTTGTTCCATTTTTTGATGCATGTATTGCACAAGAGTGGGATAAAGCAGACAAGTTAAGAGTAGAGATCTCTACATTAGAGAAAGATGCTGACGCGATGAAGCGTAAACTTCGTTTGGAGTTGCCAGGTGGCTTGTTCATGCCATTTGATCGTGCCGACTTACTGTCACTACTTACCCAACAAGATAAAATTGCTAACAAAGCAAAAGATATTGCGGGCCGAGTAACAGGTCGTCAAATGGATCTACCACCAGCACTACTTACACACTTCTCAGACTACTTAAAGCGTTGTATCGACGCGATCGACAAAGCTGCAGAAGCTATCAACGAGTTAGGTGACTTACTAGAAACCGGTTTTAAAGGCCGTGAAGTTAAGCTTGTTGAAAAACTTATCAATGAATTGGATGCTATCGAAGACGATACTGACAGCATGCAAATTACAATTCGTAAAGAATTACTAGCGATCGAAAAGGACCTTCACCCAATTGATGCAATGTACTTGTATCAAGTAATCGAATGGGTTGGTGATCTCGCTGACTTAGCAGAGCGCGTAGGTTCGCGCCTAGAAATTTTACTCGCACGTAAATAG
- the phoU gene encoding phosphate signaling complex protein PhoU has product MDNLNIGRHISGQFNEDLERVINHVMQMGGLVQKQVTDSLQAVSEADEDLAKQVLANDYQINNFEVSIDDECTRIIAKRQPAAGDLRLILAIIKTIADLERIGDEAEKIAEVATESFSKSQQDLLNSLENLGNRVASFLQATLDCFTRMDAEAAIEAHKMDSKIDKEYEALMRQLMTYMMEDPRSIPQVMSVIWSARALERIGDRCQNICEYIIYFVKGKVVRHTSPEDM; this is encoded by the coding sequence ATGGACAACTTAAATATAGGACGCCACATATCGGGTCAATTTAATGAAGACCTTGAACGCGTTATCAATCATGTTATGCAAATGGGTGGTTTGGTACAAAAACAAGTCACAGACTCGTTGCAAGCCGTTAGTGAAGCGGATGAGGATTTAGCCAAGCAAGTATTGGCCAATGATTATCAAATTAACAATTTTGAAGTGTCAATTGATGATGAATGTACCCGTATTATCGCTAAACGCCAGCCTGCTGCCGGTGACTTAAGATTAATTCTTGCGATTATCAAAACGATTGCTGACTTAGAAAGAATTGGTGACGAAGCAGAGAAAATCGCTGAAGTAGCGACAGAAAGTTTTTCAAAATCGCAGCAAGACCTGCTAAACAGTTTAGAAAACTTGGGCAACCGTGTTGCAAGCTTTTTACAAGCAACGCTTGACTGTTTTACCCGTATGGATGCGGAAGCCGCGATTGAGGCTCATAAGATGGATAGCAAAATCGATAAGGAATATGAAGCACTAATGCGCCAGCTAATGACGTATATGATGGAAGATCCTCGCTCGATTCCTCAGGTTATGTCGGTTATTTGGTCAGCGCGCGCATTAGAGCGTATTGGTGATCGTTGTCAGAACATTTGTGAGTACATTATTTACTTTGTAAAAGGTAAAGTTGTGCGTCACACCAGCCCAGAAGACATGTAG
- a CDS encoding inorganic phosphate transporter, whose protein sequence is MEIILEHGSLLVMMAAVVGFLMAWGIGANDVANAMGTSVGSKALTIKQAIIIAMIFEFAGAYLAGGEVTSTIRKGIIDASYFVDTPELLVFGMISALFAAATWLVVASALGWPVSTTHSIVGAIIGFAAIGVGADAVAWGKVGGIVGSWIVTPLISGIIAFLIFNSAQKLIFDTEDPVDNAKRYVPIYMFLAGFVLSLVTIKKGLKHIGLDLGTVEGYLWAIGVAAIVALIGKYFISKIKFDNKAQRRTQFVNVEKVFAILMVVTACCMAFAHGSNDVANAIGPLAAVVSIVGNEGEIVKKAALEWWILPLGGVGIVMGLAVFGHRVIATIGKGITHLTPSRGFAAELAAACTVVIASGTGLPISTTQTLVGAVLGVGMARGIAAINLGVVRNIVISWVITLPVGAGLSILFFEIMVNVF, encoded by the coding sequence ATGGAAATTATTTTAGAACACGGCTCACTGCTGGTAATGATGGCAGCAGTGGTTGGCTTTTTAATGGCTTGGGGTATCGGTGCTAATGACGTAGCAAATGCTATGGGTACTTCAGTTGGTTCAAAAGCCTTAACAATTAAACAAGCGATTATTATCGCAATGATTTTTGAATTCGCGGGTGCATACCTTGCCGGTGGTGAGGTAACGTCAACAATTCGTAAAGGTATTATAGATGCCAGTTACTTTGTTGATACGCCAGAATTACTTGTCTTTGGTATGATTTCAGCCTTATTTGCTGCCGCAACTTGGTTAGTTGTAGCGTCAGCTCTAGGTTGGCCTGTATCTACTACTCACTCTATCGTTGGTGCAATCATTGGTTTTGCTGCCATTGGTGTAGGCGCTGATGCGGTTGCATGGGGCAAAGTAGGTGGCATCGTAGGTAGCTGGATTGTAACGCCGCTTATCTCAGGTATTATCGCCTTCCTTATCTTTAATAGTGCTCAAAAACTTATTTTTGATACAGAAGACCCAGTAGACAACGCTAAGCGTTATGTACCAATTTACATGTTCTTAGCAGGTTTTGTTTTATCACTTGTTACGATCAAAAAAGGCCTTAAGCATATTGGCTTAGACTTAGGTACAGTTGAAGGCTATTTATGGGCGATTGGTGTAGCTGCTATTGTTGCATTAATTGGTAAATACTTTATCTCTAAAATCAAATTCGATAACAAAGCACAGCGTCGTACACAGTTTGTAAACGTTGAAAAAGTCTTTGCTATCTTAATGGTTGTAACAGCATGTTGTATGGCATTCGCTCACGGTTCAAATGACGTGGCTAACGCTATCGGTCCATTGGCTGCGGTTGTAAGTATTGTTGGCAACGAAGGTGAAATCGTTAAGAAGGCTGCGCTAGAGTGGTGGATTTTGCCATTAGGTGGTGTCGGTATCGTGATGGGTCTGGCTGTGTTCGGACACCGCGTTATTGCGACAATCGGTAAAGGTATTACTCACCTTACGCCAAGCCGCGGTTTTGCGGCTGAGCTAGCGGCTGCATGTACTGTTGTTATTGCATCAGGTACAGGTTTACCTATTTCGACTACACAAACACTTGTTGGTGCGGTATTAGGTGTAGGTATGGCACGTGGTATTGCAGCTATTAACCTAGGTGTTGTAAGAAACATTGTTATCTCTTGGGTTATTACCTTGCCAGTTGGCGCAGGTCTATCAATCTTGTTCTTCGAGATTATGGTCAATGTGTTTTAA
- the pstA gene encoding phosphate ABC transporter permease PstA, translating to MKTWFKSGSPWIWMSAGGVSLSLISVIGLLWLIAANGLSYFWPSDIHQFELQDSQGNKQTVIGEIYDREKIPRTQLSAQLNLPGDSETIERLLVKTGNRELVSLDFRWILVPQIAAQSTPEDIAVIERRTNGNFYGRIKALYLDGEEVGQERLDELLDRVDQFQAQISDLQKVDIGAINYNLERLRLKQRKLELNNKLTPAAQAEIDTEIASLNAEYQTLEANLNKLREEVSRDKLVMVAMGGEEVTIGFEKILNIRFHNEYGVFSKIGVFMSQIGGFIFDDPREANTEGGVFPAIFGTVLMVLLMTVIVSPFGVVAAIYLHEYAGNNAVTKLIRIAVINLAGVPSIVYGVFGLGFFVYMVGGSLDQLFYPENLPSPTFGTPGVMWSAITLAILTLPVVIVSTEEGLSRIPSAMRHGSLALGATKAETLWRIILPIASPAIMTGIILAIARAAGEVAPLMLVGVVKMAPNLPLDGNFPFLHLDRKFMHLGFHIYDVGFQSPNVEAARPLVYATALLLVTIIVALNMTAVSIRNKLREKYRMLEH from the coding sequence ATGAAAACATGGTTTAAATCGGGCTCACCTTGGATCTGGATGTCTGCAGGTGGCGTAAGCTTGAGCTTAATTTCAGTAATAGGCTTGTTATGGCTAATCGCGGCAAATGGTTTATCGTATTTTTGGCCGTCAGATATTCATCAATTTGAATTGCAGGATAGCCAAGGTAATAAACAAACGGTAATAGGTGAAATCTATGACCGTGAGAAGATTCCACGTACGCAGCTAAGTGCACAGTTAAACTTGCCTGGCGACAGTGAAACCATAGAGCGCTTGCTTGTAAAAACAGGTAACCGTGAACTAGTTAGTTTAGATTTCAGATGGATTTTAGTGCCACAAATCGCAGCACAATCTACGCCTGAAGATATTGCGGTTATCGAACGTCGCACAAATGGTAATTTTTACGGCCGAATCAAGGCATTGTATTTAGATGGTGAAGAAGTAGGGCAAGAACGCTTAGACGAACTGCTTGACCGCGTTGACCAATTCCAAGCACAAATTTCTGATTTACAGAAAGTGGATATTGGTGCCATCAACTACAACCTAGAGCGTTTGCGTTTAAAACAACGTAAGTTGGAGCTAAACAACAAACTAACGCCTGCAGCGCAAGCGGAAATTGACACCGAAATTGCTTCGCTAAATGCTGAATATCAAACGTTAGAAGCTAACCTAAACAAGCTACGAGAAGAGGTTTCTCGCGACAAACTTGTTATGGTTGCGATGGGCGGCGAAGAAGTTACCATCGGCTTTGAGAAAATCTTAAATATCAGATTCCATAATGAATATGGCGTGTTCTCAAAGATTGGCGTGTTTATGTCACAAATTGGCGGCTTTATTTTTGACGACCCGCGTGAAGCAAATACGGAAGGTGGTGTATTCCCTGCTATCTTCGGCACCGTATTAATGGTGTTGTTGATGACGGTTATCGTGTCTCCATTTGGTGTAGTTGCAGCAATCTACTTGCATGAATATGCGGGTAACAATGCGGTGACCAAGCTTATTCGTATTGCCGTGATTAACTTAGCCGGTGTACCAAGTATTGTATATGGTGTGTTTGGTTTAGGTTTCTTCGTCTACATGGTGGGTGGCAGTCTCGATCAATTGTTCTACCCAGAAAATTTACCAAGCCCAACATTTGGTACGCCAGGTGTTATGTGGTCTGCGATTACGCTAGCAATATTGACCCTGCCAGTCGTTATTGTATCAACAGAAGAAGGTCTTTCTCGTATACCTTCAGCGATGCGTCACGGTAGTTTAGCGTTAGGCGCAACTAAGGCTGAAACCTTGTGGCGTATTATTTTACCTATTGCTAGCCCTGCTATTATGACAGGTATTATATTGGCAATAGCTCGCGCCGCGGGTGAGGTAGCACCTTTAATGTTAGTAGGTGTAGTAAAAATGGCGCCGAACTTACCATTAGATGGTAACTTCCCATTCTTGCACTTAGATAGAAAATTCATGCACTTAGGTTTCCACATATATGATGTTGGTTTCCAAAGTCCAAATGTTGAAGCAGCTAGACCGCTTGTATACGCAACGGCATTACTACTAGTGACCATTATTGTCGCTTTAAATATGACCGCTGTTTCAATCCGAAATAAATTACGCGAAAAATATCGCATGCTAGAACACTAG
- a CDS encoding ABC transporter permease subunit: MTISSSTLNARKVKNSLAKWLISLGGISVLFTLVLIFLYLLYVIQPIFESASVEKYAQHSIVNTQNVKHVGSDELKEVLFTVDDQGLLQFYRIGNKTEESVAAISPLSSEQLPINAPIADITDLGYGRFLIIDNVGQVNLVQVKFTASYTDDSREINPSIFYPLGEDPLPVDEMEQAITKLAFAMDDERATFIAVTEDSRLIKTTLVAEDDFSYDSEFEAEYQEIPYQKGEIDDLAIVPDMSIAFVRSGHEITVYETNDEYDVPERSHFILTADAQTNVTSMALLSGGSSLLVGDNTGKVSQWFEISTERGREFTLVRHFDASNQPITKIVTEPYRKSFYTFNQSGDMGVFYTTSEATLWQGKLFEQQPVAAVVTPRADGVITAEVNNGNTTITITSVHNEHPEVTWSGLWQQVWYEGYPEPDYIWQSTSGSDDFEAKFSLVPISFGTLKAAAYAMLFAVPIALAAAVYTAYFMTPALRKKVKPTIELMEALPTVILGFLAGLWLAPIIEDYLPAIFMMLVMLPITILLTAYGWNRLPKEIKFKVPETMAPLILIPMVILTVYLAFALSPVMEDVFFGGDIRQYITNDLGISFDQRNALVVGIAMGFAVIPTIFSMAEDAIFGVPKHLTSGSLALGATPWQTLIKVVILTASPGIFSAVMMGLGRAVGETMIVLMATGNTPIVDWSIFQGMRTLSANIAVEMPESEVGSSHYRILFLAAFVLFIFTFVFNTVAEFVRQRLREKYSSL; encoded by the coding sequence GTGACAATAAGTTCATCAACACTCAACGCCAGAAAAGTCAAAAATAGCCTCGCTAAATGGCTGATTTCACTTGGCGGAATTAGTGTTCTTTTTACATTAGTACTGATATTCCTATACCTTCTTTACGTGATTCAGCCTATTTTCGAATCGGCTAGCGTAGAAAAGTATGCGCAACATTCCATCGTTAACACTCAAAACGTTAAACATGTTGGTAGCGATGAATTGAAGGAAGTGTTGTTTACAGTGGACGATCAAGGTCTGCTTCAGTTTTACCGTATTGGTAACAAAACAGAAGAGTCTGTTGCGGCGATAAGCCCATTGTCGTCAGAACAACTTCCAATTAATGCGCCAATCGCAGATATTACCGATTTAGGCTACGGTCGATTTCTAATCATCGACAATGTGGGTCAGGTAAACCTAGTGCAAGTGAAATTCACTGCAAGTTACACCGACGACTCGCGCGAAATTAATCCTTCTATTTTTTATCCATTGGGCGAAGATCCTTTGCCGGTTGATGAAATGGAACAAGCGATTACAAAACTTGCCTTTGCGATGGATGATGAGCGTGCAACCTTTATTGCGGTAACTGAAGATAGCAGGCTAATCAAAACAACGCTTGTTGCTGAAGATGACTTTAGTTACGACAGCGAATTTGAAGCAGAGTATCAAGAAATTCCTTACCAAAAAGGTGAAATTGACGATTTAGCGATTGTGCCAGATATGTCGATTGCCTTTGTACGCAGTGGTCATGAAATCACGGTTTATGAAACCAACGACGAATATGATGTACCTGAGCGTTCGCATTTCATTTTAACAGCCGACGCACAAACCAATGTTACCTCAATGGCGTTACTGTCTGGTGGTAGCTCACTATTAGTAGGCGATAACACGGGTAAAGTTTCGCAGTGGTTTGAAATTTCGACTGAACGTGGCAGAGAATTCACATTAGTTAGACACTTTGATGCGTCTAATCAGCCGATTACTAAAATCGTGACTGAACCATATAGAAAGAGTTTTTATACCTTTAATCAGTCAGGTGATATGGGTGTGTTCTACACCACCAGTGAAGCAACACTATGGCAAGGTAAGCTATTTGAGCAGCAACCTGTTGCTGCCGTTGTGACACCACGCGCAGATGGCGTTATTACCGCAGAAGTTAATAATGGCAATACCACTATCACGATTACCTCGGTGCACAATGAGCATCCTGAAGTAACATGGAGCGGTTTGTGGCAACAAGTGTGGTATGAAGGTTACCCTGAACCAGATTATATTTGGCAGTCAACGTCGGGTTCTGACGACTTTGAAGCGAAGTTTTCACTTGTTCCTATTAGTTTTGGTACGTTAAAAGCAGCCGCTTATGCAATGTTGTTTGCGGTGCCTATCGCACTTGCAGCCGCAGTATATACTGCTTACTTCATGACACCAGCGCTACGTAAAAAAGTTAAACCTACCATCGAATTGATGGAAGCCTTACCTACGGTAATTCTTGGTTTCTTAGCAGGCCTTTGGTTAGCACCTATTATCGAGGACTATTTGCCAGCGATATTCATGATGCTGGTGATGTTGCCGATTACCATATTATTAACCGCTTACGGTTGGAATCGCTTGCCTAAAGAAATCAAATTCAAAGTGCCAGAAACAATGGCGCCACTTATTCTGATTCCTATGGTAATTTTGACCGTTTATCTTGCCTTTGCGCTTTCACCTGTAATGGAAGACGTGTTCTTCGGCGGCGATATTCGCCAATACATTACTAATGATCTTGGTATTAGTTTCGACCAACGTAATGCACTAGTAGTTGGTATCGCAATGGGCTTTGCTGTTATCCCTACCATATTCTCGATGGCAGAAGATGCAATCTTTGGTGTACCTAAACACTTAACAAGTGGTTCATTAGCACTAGGTGCAACGCCATGGCAGACATTGATTAAGGTCGTTATTCTAACCGCTAGTCCGGGTATTTTCTCTGCCGTAATGATGGGCTTAGGTCGCGCGGTTGGCGAAACAATGATCGTATTGATGGCAACGGGTAATACCCCAATTGTTGATTGGAGTATTTTCCAAGGTATGCGCACGCTTTCTGCAAACATTGCTGTAGAAATGCCAGAGTCTGAAGTCGGTAGTTCGCACTATCGTATTTTGTTCTTGGCAGCATTCGTTCTCTTTATTTTTACTTTTGTCTTTAACACGGTGGCTGAATTTGTTCGCCAACGTTTAAGAGAAAAGTACAGCTCGTTATAA
- the pstB gene encoding phosphate ABC transporter ATP-binding protein PstB: MINVAPEVKVKQDAILDLNNLPPEKVALQINNLNLFYGQKQALQDISMSIPKGQVTAFIGPSGCGKSTLLRCLNRMNDLVDSCKIDGEINLNGENIYNKQVDVAQLRRNVGMVFQRPNPFPKSIYENVVYGLRIAGENNRRVLDEAVERSLKNAALWDEVKDRLHESALGLSGGQQQRLVIARAIAIQPEVLLLDEPTSALDPISTLTIEELINDLKKQFTVVIVTHNMQQAARVSDQTAFMYMGSLIEYSDTNTLFTTPSKKKTEDYITGRYG, encoded by the coding sequence ATGATTAACGTAGCACCCGAAGTAAAAGTTAAGCAGGACGCGATATTAGATTTGAACAACTTACCACCAGAAAAAGTGGCGTTGCAAATCAATAACCTCAATTTGTTTTATGGTCAAAAACAAGCCCTACAAGACATTTCTATGTCTATTCCTAAAGGGCAAGTAACGGCATTTATCGGCCCAAGTGGTTGCGGTAAATCAACCTTGTTACGTTGTTTGAACCGTATGAACGATTTGGTTGATTCGTGTAAAATTGACGGAGAAATTAACTTAAACGGTGAGAATATCTATAATAAACAAGTAGATGTTGCTCAACTACGCAGAAACGTGGGTATGGTGTTTCAACGTCCTAACCCGTTTCCAAAAAGCATTTACGAAAATGTTGTATACGGACTGCGCATTGCAGGCGAAAACAATCGTCGCGTATTAGACGAAGCAGTTGAACGTTCTTTGAAAAATGCAGCCCTTTGGGATGAAGTAAAAGATCGATTACATGAAAGCGCGCTAGGCCTTTCAGGTGGTCAGCAACAAAGACTTGTTATTGCTCGCGCAATCGCAATTCAGCCAGAAGTGTTATTACTTGACGAACCAACCTCAGCGCTAGATCCAATTTCAACGCTAACGATTGAAGAGCTAATTAACGATCTTAAGAAACAGTTTACGGTTGTTATTGTTACGCACAACATGCAACAGGCAGCGCGTGTTTCTGACCAAACGGCGTTCATGTATATGGGTAGTCTAATTGAGTATTCAGACACCAATACGTTGTTTACAACGCCTAGCAAAAAGAAAACTGAAGATTACATTACTGGTCGTTACGGCTAA
- the alaS gene encoding alanine--tRNA ligase, whose translation MIRSSAEIRQAFLDFFATKQHQRVASSSLVPGNDATLLFTNAGMVQFKDAFLGAEKRSYTRATSSQRCVRAGGKHNDLENVGYTARHHTFFEMLGNFSFGDYFKEDAIAYAWEFLTDVLKLPKDRLLVTVYESDDEAFDLWANKMGVPEDKIIRIGDKSPSKKYESDNFWSMGDTGPCGPCTEIFYDHGEGIFGGPPGSPDEDGDRFIEIWNLVFMQFNRQADGTMDPLPKPAVDTGMGLERIAAIMQDVHSNYEIDIFQNLIADAAALLDCNDIEHKSLRVIADHIRSCSFLIADGVMPSNEGRGYVLRRIIRRAVRHGHKLEAKSHFFHKLVASLAKQMGEAYPELVQQQAVIEKILRVEEEQFGRTLDRGMALLEDILSNMDSDTIAGDDVFKLYDTYGFPADLTADIARERQLKIDQNGFDVAMGLQRERAQQASNFGTDYNEQLKSDHTTNFKGYTNDSYSATVVELFNSEDSVNELKAGETGIVVLDSTPFYAESGGQVGDSGMLTFPEGQFEVQDTVKLGNAFAHKGIAHADIGLNRRVKAEIDTARRDAIVKNHSATHLLHATLREVLGDHVTQKGSLVDADKLRFDFSHFEAVTADELRLIEHKVNALIRHNQQRETALMQIDEAKEKGAMALFGEKYDDEVRVVTLGEASIELCGGVHVERTGDIGLFKITSESGIAAGVRRIEAVTADAALDFVDEQAHKLGTVAALVKSDVPGVTIKVEQMLTRAKGLEKEIAELKQQLAAAAGADLVSQAQDINGVKVLVANLDGVESKALRGMVDDLKVKIGSGIILLGVASGSKVSLIAGVTKDLTGQVKAGELVNFVAQQVGGKGGGRPDMAQAGGSDAAALPGALDSATAFISEKLG comes from the coding sequence TTTTTAGACTTCTTTGCTACAAAGCAACATCAACGTGTAGCCTCTAGCTCGCTTGTACCGGGTAATGACGCCACCTTGCTATTTACAAATGCGGGTATGGTGCAATTTAAAGATGCCTTTTTAGGTGCAGAAAAGCGTAGCTATACACGAGCAACCTCGTCGCAGCGTTGTGTGCGTGCAGGTGGTAAGCACAATGATCTTGAAAACGTAGGCTACACAGCCCGCCATCACACCTTTTTTGAAATGCTAGGTAATTTCAGTTTTGGTGACTATTTCAAAGAAGACGCCATTGCTTATGCGTGGGAATTCTTAACAGACGTACTTAAGTTGCCGAAAGATCGTTTACTTGTCACCGTTTATGAATCGGATGATGAAGCGTTCGACCTTTGGGCAAACAAAATGGGTGTGCCTGAAGATAAAATTATTCGTATTGGCGATAAGTCGCCGAGCAAAAAGTATGAGTCTGACAACTTTTGGTCAATGGGTGACACAGGACCTTGTGGTCCGTGTACTGAAATTTTTTATGACCATGGCGAAGGTATTTTTGGTGGTCCTCCAGGTTCTCCTGATGAAGACGGCGATCGTTTTATCGAAATTTGGAATTTGGTATTCATGCAATTTAACCGTCAAGCCGACGGCACCATGGATCCATTACCGAAACCAGCGGTAGATACCGGTATGGGGCTTGAGCGTATTGCTGCAATTATGCAAGACGTGCACAGCAACTACGAAATCGATATATTCCAAAACTTAATTGCAGATGCGGCGGCATTATTGGACTGTAATGACATTGAACACAAGTCATTGCGCGTTATTGCCGATCACATCCGTTCATGTAGTTTCTTAATTGCTGATGGTGTCATGCCGTCGAACGAAGGTCGAGGATATGTACTTAGACGTATCATCCGCCGTGCTGTTCGTCATGGACATAAGCTTGAAGCAAAATCACATTTCTTCCACAAGTTGGTGGCATCGCTTGCCAAGCAAATGGGTGAAGCCTATCCAGAATTGGTTCAACAACAAGCGGTTATCGAAAAGATTTTACGTGTTGAAGAAGAACAGTTTGGTCGTACGTTAGATCGCGGTATGGCATTGTTAGAAGATATTTTATCTAACATGGATAGCGATACTATTGCCGGTGATGACGTATTTAAACTATACGACACTTATGGCTTCCCAGCAGATTTAACGGCAGATATTGCCCGTGAAAGACAGTTAAAGATTGATCAAAACGGTTTTGATGTTGCCATGGGCTTGCAGCGTGAAAGAGCGCAACAAGCCAGTAACTTTGGCACTGATTACAATGAACAATTGAAATCTGATCATACAACCAACTTTAAAGGCTACACCAACGACAGCTATTCAGCGACTGTAGTGGAACTATTTAATAGTGAAGACAGCGTCAACGAATTGAAAGCGGGCGAAACAGGTATTGTTGTTCTTGATTCGACGCCATTTTATGCCGAGTCAGGTGGTCAAGTTGGTGACAGCGGTATGTTGACCTTCCCAGAAGGTCAATTTGAAGTACAAGATACCGTGAAGCTTGGTAATGCATTTGCACATAAAGGTATTGCACATGCAGACATTGGCTTAAACCGTCGCGTAAAAGCTGAAATTGACACAGCTCGCCGTGATGCGATTGTTAAAAACCATTCTGCAACTCACTTATTGCACGCTACCTTGCGTGAAGTATTGGGTGACCATGTTACGCAAAAAGGTTCATTAGTTGATGCCGATAAATTGCGTTTTGACTTTTCTCATTTTGAAGCGGTAACCGCGGATGAGTTACGCCTAATTGAACACAAAGTTAATGCTCTTATTCGTCATAACCAACAGCGTGAAACTGCGCTTATGCAGATTGACGAAGCGAAAGAAAAAGGCGCAATGGCTTTATTCGGTGAAAAGTATGACGATGAAGTGCGCGTAGTTACGCTTGGTGAAGCGTCAATTGAGCTTTGTGGTGGTGTTCACGTTGAACGCACAGGCGATATCGGTTTATTCAAGATCACCAGTGAATCAGGTATTGCAGCAGGTGTTCGTCGTATTGAAGCGGTAACAGCAGATGCCGCATTAGATTTTGTTGACGAGCAGGCTCACAAATTGGGTACTGTTGCTGCCTTAGTTAAATCTGATGTCCCTGGCGTGACGATTAAAGTTGAACAAATGCTAACTCGTGCAAAAGGCTTAGAAAAAGAAATTGCTGAATTAAAGCAGCAGTTAGCAGCCGCTGCTGGCGCTGACCTTGTTTCACAAGCACAAGACATTAATGGTGTTAAAGTGTTAGTGGCAAACCTAGATGGCGTTGAATCAAAAGCACTAAGAGGCATGGTTGACGATCTCAAAGTGAAGATTGGCTCAGGCATTATTTTGTTAGGTGTTGCTTCTGGTAGCAAAGTTAGCCTGATAGCAGGTGTTACAAAAGACCTAACTGGCCAAGTTAAAGCAGGTGAATTGGTTAATTTTGTCGCGCAGCAAGTTGGCGGTAAAGGTGGCGGTCGTCCTGACATGGCACAAGCCGGCGGTAGCGACGCAGCAGCCTTACCTGGCGCGCTTGATAGTGCCACAGCATTTATCAGCGAAAAGCTAGGTTAA
- the cobA gene encoding uroporphyrinogen-III C-methyltransferase has translation MNFPSQSHKQPFVAGEVALVGAGSGDPELLTIQAYRFIQQAEVVVYDRLVSDEIMALLPSGCERIYVGKMQGQHRVSQTGINEILVEQAQRNKKVVRLKGGDSLIFGRGSEEAQVLLDNGVACHIVPGLTAASACTSYAGIPLTHRQRARSCTLITGHVKDCGELVLPWDALANDEQTIVIYMGVTTLNQTSEKLIAAGRDKDTPAAIIRHGTRKDQEVVTGTLSTLPGLAQAAGIKPPSLIVVGKVVDVFEPHHLKNLGYLAP, from the coding sequence ATGAATTTTCCTTCTCAAAGCCATAAACAACCCTTTGTAGCCGGTGAGGTTGCACTAGTAGGTGCGGGCTCTGGCGATCCTGAGCTGTTAACCATTCAAGCGTATCGCTTTATTCAACAAGCTGAAGTGGTTGTTTACGATCGTTTAGTCAGCGATGAAATTATGGCGCTGCTGCCAAGTGGTTGTGAGCGTATTTATGTCGGCAAAATGCAAGGGCAGCACCGCGTATCACAAACAGGCATAAATGAGATATTGGTGGAGCAGGCGCAGCGAAACAAAAAAGTAGTTCGTTTAAAAGGCGGAGACTCACTCATTTTTGGGCGCGGCAGCGAAGAAGCACAAGTATTGCTAGACAATGGCGTCGCCTGTCACATCGTTCCAGGGTTAACAGCCGCATCTGCCTGTACTAGCTATGCAGGCATTCCCCTCACCCATCGCCAAAGGGCAAGAAGCTGCACGCTGATAACCGGCCATGTTAAAGACTGTGGTGAGTTGGTGTTACCATGGGACGCATTAGCCAACGACGAACAAACTATCGTTATTTATATGGGCGTAACAACCTTAAACCAGACCAGTGAGAAACTTATTGCTGCAGGGCGCGACAAAGACACGCCCGCTGCCATCATTCGTCACGGCACACGAAAAGACCAGGAAGTAGTTACCGGCACGCTATCAACACTGCCAGGTTTAGCGCAAGCTGCCGGGATTAAACCACCAAGCTTAATTGTTGTTGGTAAGGTTGTTGATGTGTTTGAACCACACCATTTAAAAAATTTAGGTTACCTAGCGCCTTAA